A stretch of the Zingiber officinale cultivar Zhangliang unplaced genomic scaffold, Zo_v1.1 ctg70, whole genome shotgun sequence genome encodes the following:
- the LOC122037639 gene encoding uncharacterized protein LOC122037639, with the protein MLAQRRLPTRDRQDYLEDQQCTFCGQVLETQEHLFFGCPPIAELWRRIRDWLHMRPEMSTYRRTLRVFGRHYRGSRMLTKAHHLALSSMIHYVWRARNSSFFEERQLDIERILRSVQIHVYRSLGLYSDLRLCQT; encoded by the coding sequence ATGCTGGCACAGAGGCGTCTTCCCACCAGAGACAGACAGGACTATCTAGAGGACCAGCAGTGCACTTTTTGTGGACAGGTTCTAGAGACACAGGAGCATCTATTCTTCGGGTGCCCCCCTATCGCAGAGTTATGGAGGAGGATCAGAGACTGGCTTCACATGCGACCGGAGATGTCCACCTACCGGCGGACGCTGAGAGTCTTCGGAAGACATTACCGTGGGAGTAGGATGCTGACAAAGGCTCATCATCTTGCCTTGTCATCTATGATACATTATGTATGGAGGGCTAGAAATAGTAGTTTCTTTGAGGAGAGGCAGTTAGACATTGAGAGGATTCTCAGGAGTGTGCAAATTCATGTATACCGGTCCTTGGGTCTTTACTCTGATCTGAGACTTTGTCAGACATGA